In Streptococcus uberis, a single window of DNA contains:
- a CDS encoding DUF2829 domain-containing protein → MTFEEILPGLKAKKKYVRTGWGGAENYVQLFDSIEQNGQALEVTPYFLINVSGEGEGFSMWSPTPCDVLAEDWVEVHD, encoded by the coding sequence ATGACATTTGAAGAGATTTTACCAGGCTTGAAAGCCAAGAAAAAATATGTCAGAACAGGTTGGGGTGGGGCTGAAAATTATGTGCAACTTTTTGATTCCATTGAGCAGAATGGTCAAGCTCTGGAAGTGACACCCTATTTTCTGATTAATGTGTCAGGCGAGGGAGAGGGGTTCTCTATGTGGTCACCAACACCATGTGATGTCTTGGCTGAAGATTGGGTTGAAGTCCATGACTAA